The Chlorocebus sabaeus isolate Y175 chromosome 1, mChlSab1.0.hap1, whole genome shotgun sequence genome includes a region encoding these proteins:
- the CD81 gene encoding CD81 antigen produces MGVEGCTKCIKYLLFVFNFVFWLAGGVILGVALWLRHDPQTTNLLYLELGDKPAPNTFYVGIYILIAVGAVMMFVGFLGCYGAIQESQCLLGTFFTCLVILFACEVAAGIWGFVNKDQIAKDVKQFYDQALQQAVVDDDANNAKAVVKTFHETLDCCGSSTLAALTTSVLKNNLCPSGSNIISNLLKKDCHQKIDELFSGKLYLIGIAAIVVAVIMIFEMILSMVLCCGIRNSSVY; encoded by the exons CTGGCTGGAGGCGTGATCCTGGGTGTAGCCTTGTGGCTCCGCCATGACCCGCAGACTACCAACCTCCTGTATCTGGAGCTGGGAGACAAGCCTGCACCCAATACCTTCTACGTAG GCATCTACATCCTCATTGCCGTGGGCGCTGTGATGATGTTCGTTGGCTTCCTGGGCTGCTACGGGGCCATCCAGGAATCCCAGTGCCTGCTGGGGACG TTCTTCACCTGTCTGGTCATCCTGTTTGCCTGTGAAGTGGCAGCCGGCATCTGGGGCTTTGTCAACAAGGACCAG ATTGCCAAGGATGTGAAGCAGTTCTATGACCAGGCCCTACAGCAGGCTGTGGTGGATGACGACGCCAACAATGCCAAGGCCGTGGTGAAGACCTTCCACGAGACG CTTGACTGCTGTGGCTCCAGCACGCTGGCCGCTCTGACCACCTCAGTGCTCAAGAACAATCTGTGTCCCTCGGGCAGCAACATCATCAGCAACCTCCTCAAG AAAGACTGCCACCAGAAGATCGATGAGCTCTTCTCCGGGAAGCTGTACCTCATCGGCATTGCTGCCATCGTGGTCGCCGTGATCATG ATCTTCGAGATGATCCTGAGCATGGTGCTGTGCTGTGGCATCCGGAACAGCTCCGTGTACTGA
- the TSSC4 gene encoding U5 small nuclear ribonucleoprotein TSSC4: protein MADAGTGAPSPSVEGEHGTEYDTLPSDTVSLSDSDSDLSLPGGAEVEALSPMGLPGEEDSGPDEPPSPPSGLLPATVQPFHLRGMSSTFSQRSRDIFDCLEGAARRAPSSVAHTSMSDNGGFKQPLAPAGQSPVEGLGRARRSPASPRVPPVPDYVAHPERWTKYSLEDVTEVSEQSNQAAALAFLGSQSLAAPTDCVSSFNQDPSSCGEGRVVFTKPVRGVEARHERKRVLGKVGELGRGGLGNPATDRGEGPVELAHLAGPGSPEAEEWGSPHGGLQEVEALSGPVHSGSVPGLPPVETVGFHGSRKRSRDHFRNKGSSPEDPGAEV, encoded by the coding sequence ATGGCTGATGCAGGGACAGGTGCGCCGTCCCCCAGCGTGGAGGGCGAGCACGGGACGGAGTATGACACACTGCCTTCCGACACAGTCTCCCTCAGTGACTCGGACTCTGACCTCAGCTTGCCCGGTGGTGCTGAAGTGGAAGCACTGTCCCCGATGGGGCTGCCTGGGGAGGAGGATTCAGGTCCTGATGAACCACCCTCACCCCCGTCAGGCCTCCTCCCGGCCACGGTGCAGCCATTCCATCTGAGAGGCATGAGCTCCACCTTCTCCCAGCGCAGCCGTGACATCTTTGACTGCCTGGAGGGAGCGGCCAGGAGGGCTCCATCCTCTGTGGCCCACACCAGCATGAGTGACAATGGAGGCTTCAAGCAGCCCCTAGCACCCGCAGGCCAGTCTCCAGTGGAAGGCCTGGGCAGGGCCCGTCGGAGCCCTGCCTCCCCAAGGGTGCCTCCGGTCCCCGACTACGTGGCACACCCCGAGCGCTGGACCAAGTACAGCCTGGAAGATGTGACCGAGGTCAGCGAGCAGAGCAATCAGGCCGCCGCCCTGGCCTTCCTGGGCTCCCAGAGCCTGGCTGCCCCCACTGACTGCGTGTCCTCCTTCAACCAGGACCCCTCcagctgtggggaggggagggtcgTCTTCACCAAACCAGTCCGAGGGGTCGAGGCCAGACACGAGAGGAAGAGGGTCCTGGGGAAGGTGGGAGAGCTGGGCAGGGGTGGCCTTGGGAACCCTGCCACAGACAGGGGCGAGGGCCCTGTGGAGCTGGCCCATCTGGCCGGGCCCGGGAGCCCAGAAGCCGAGGAGTGGGGCAGCCCCCATGGGGGcctgcaggaggtggaggcactGTCAGGGCCTGTCCACAGTGGGTCTGTGCCAGGTCTCCCGCCGGTGGAGACTGTTGGCTTCCATGGCAGCAGGAAGCGGAGTCGAGACCACTTCCGGAACAAGGGCAGCAGCCCTGAGGACCCAGGTGCTGAGGTCTGA